In the Ostrinia nubilalis chromosome 7, ilOstNubi1.1, whole genome shotgun sequence genome, one interval contains:
- the LOC135073144 gene encoding monocarboxylate transporter 2-like isoform X2: protein MDEAFAHVDGSVKKHKKGLVPPDGGWGYMIGVGVGFTFMLGFGSSNAFGILFNNFFMEQGGASGLPLVIGVYNGALSIAGFLSGIALKKYSFRQVGLVGAGLFVLGDVMTIFVQRTYQLVFTFGVVRGAGFGVMIPVSFTAFNCYFTRKRTTMMSANQTMSSMASITFPMLVTYLLAEYGFRWTLALITAVDLHLVFAMLVMHPVEWHLVKSDDPDAGTGDDNDVEVVESRTKSTRHESLQKSIIKVIYENIELDLLRDPRFVSTLVGLGFAFVSDVTYLAMEPMLLFSYGFTKMEVATCVMVGAVADLLARFLLAVITYFYVVDSRKIFFAGTCVTVILRVALVSSSELWYVFAITVVSGVVRCSVQVLFPLVLAMAAPDNFPGALALHILFSGALMLMADPLIGILYEATGSYVFCFFAMSFCCLICVVLWTVEYCVYRKK from the exons atggatGAGGCTTTCGCGCACGTTGATGGGAGTGTGAAGAAACACAAAAAGGGATTAGTCCCTCCCGACGGAGGTTGGGGGTACATGATCGGGGTGGGCGTAGGATTCACGTTT ATGTTAGGTTTTGGCTCATCAAATGCATTCGGCATTCTTTTCAACAACTTCTTCATGGAGCAAGGTGGTGCTAGCGGTCTTCCACTGGTCATTGGGGTGTATAATGGAGCTTTATCTATAGCAG GTTTCCTCAGTGGCATAGCATTGAAAAAGTACTCCTTCAGACAAGTCGGGCTGGTGGGGGCCGGGCTCTTCGTGCTCGGTGACGTCATGACAATATTCGTGCAAAGGACGTACCAACTGGTTTTCACGTTCGGAGTTGTCAGAG GAGCTGGATTCGGAGTGATGATCCCAGTCAGTTTCACTGCCTTCAACTGTTATTTCACCAGAAAAAGAACTACGATGATGAGTGCCAACCAGACCATGAGCAGTATGGCGTCCATAACCTTCCCCATGCTTGTGACGTATCTCCTGGCTGAATATGGGTTCAGATGGACTCTAGCTCTCATAACGGCTGTGGATCTACACCTGGTGTTTGCTATGCTGGTCATGCACCCAGTGGAATGGCATTTAGTTAAATCTGATGATCCTGATGCAGGAACAG GTGATGACAATGATGTAGAAGTTGTTGAGAGTAGAACTAAGAGTACTCGACATGAATCTCTACAAAAAAGTATAAT TAAGGTAATTTACGAAAATATCGAGTTGGATCTATTGAGGGACCCTCGTTTCGTCAGCACCTTGGTGGGCCTTGGATTCGCCTTCGTATCTGACGTCACATATTTGGCTATGGAGCCAATGTTGCTGTTTTCCTATGGATTCACTAAG ATGGAAGTAGCAACTTGTGTGATGGTGGGTGCAGTGGCAGACCTTTTAGCTCGATTCCTTCTGGCTGTGATTACGTACTTTTACGTGGTGGACAGCAGAAAGATCTTCTTTGCTGGCACTTGCGTGACTGTTATTCTGCGTGTCG CTCTCGTGAGCTCAAGTGAGCTGTGGTACGTGTTTGCCATAACCGTGGTGTCAGGCGTCGTACGGTGCTCGGTGCAGGTGCTCTTCCCGCTGGTGCTGGCGATGGCTGCTCCGGACAACTTCCCTGGTGCTCTGGCGCTGCATATACTCTTCTCTGGAGCGCTGATGCTGATGGCGGATCCTTTGATAG GTATCCTATATGAAGCAACTGGAAGCTATGTGTTTTGTTTCTTCGCAATGAGTTTTTGCTGTCTCATATGTGTAGTGTTGTGGACTGTCGAGTATTGTGTCTATAGAAAGAAATAA
- the LOC135073144 gene encoding monocarboxylate transporter 7-like isoform X1, with product MDEAFAHVDGSVKKHKKGLVPPDGGWGYMIGVGVGFTFMLGFGSSNAFGILFNNFFMEQGGASGLPLVIGVYNGALSIAGFLSGIALKKYSFRQVGLVGAGLFVLGDVMTIFVQRTYQLVFTFGVVRGAGFGVMIPVSFTAFNCYFTRKRTTMMSANQTMSSMASITFPMLVTYLLAEYGFRWTLALITAVDLHLVFAMLVMHPVEWHLVKSDDPDAGTELTQPCDVRNVKKRKTENCDESVIKMLTGDDNDVEVVESRTKSTRHESLQKSIIKVIYENIELDLLRDPRFVSTLVGLGFAFVSDVTYLAMEPMLLFSYGFTKMEVATCVMVGAVADLLARFLLAVITYFYVVDSRKIFFAGTCVTVILRVALVSSSELWYVFAITVVSGVVRCSVQVLFPLVLAMAAPDNFPGALALHILFSGALMLMADPLIGILYEATGSYVFCFFAMSFCCLICVVLWTVEYCVYRKK from the exons atggatGAGGCTTTCGCGCACGTTGATGGGAGTGTGAAGAAACACAAAAAGGGATTAGTCCCTCCCGACGGAGGTTGGGGGTACATGATCGGGGTGGGCGTAGGATTCACGTTT ATGTTAGGTTTTGGCTCATCAAATGCATTCGGCATTCTTTTCAACAACTTCTTCATGGAGCAAGGTGGTGCTAGCGGTCTTCCACTGGTCATTGGGGTGTATAATGGAGCTTTATCTATAGCAG GTTTCCTCAGTGGCATAGCATTGAAAAAGTACTCCTTCAGACAAGTCGGGCTGGTGGGGGCCGGGCTCTTCGTGCTCGGTGACGTCATGACAATATTCGTGCAAAGGACGTACCAACTGGTTTTCACGTTCGGAGTTGTCAGAG GAGCTGGATTCGGAGTGATGATCCCAGTCAGTTTCACTGCCTTCAACTGTTATTTCACCAGAAAAAGAACTACGATGATGAGTGCCAACCAGACCATGAGCAGTATGGCGTCCATAACCTTCCCCATGCTTGTGACGTATCTCCTGGCTGAATATGGGTTCAGATGGACTCTAGCTCTCATAACGGCTGTGGATCTACACCTGGTGTTTGCTATGCTGGTCATGCACCCAGTGGAATGGCATTTAGTTAAATCTGATGATCCTGATGCAGGAACAG AACTAACACAACCATGTGACGTGAGAAACGTGAAAAAACGAAAGACTGAAAACTGTGATGAATctgtaataaaaatgttaacagGTGATGACAATGATGTAGAAGTTGTTGAGAGTAGAACTAAGAGTACTCGACATGAATCTCTACAAAAAAGTATAAT TAAGGTAATTTACGAAAATATCGAGTTGGATCTATTGAGGGACCCTCGTTTCGTCAGCACCTTGGTGGGCCTTGGATTCGCCTTCGTATCTGACGTCACATATTTGGCTATGGAGCCAATGTTGCTGTTTTCCTATGGATTCACTAAG ATGGAAGTAGCAACTTGTGTGATGGTGGGTGCAGTGGCAGACCTTTTAGCTCGATTCCTTCTGGCTGTGATTACGTACTTTTACGTGGTGGACAGCAGAAAGATCTTCTTTGCTGGCACTTGCGTGACTGTTATTCTGCGTGTCG CTCTCGTGAGCTCAAGTGAGCTGTGGTACGTGTTTGCCATAACCGTGGTGTCAGGCGTCGTACGGTGCTCGGTGCAGGTGCTCTTCCCGCTGGTGCTGGCGATGGCTGCTCCGGACAACTTCCCTGGTGCTCTGGCGCTGCATATACTCTTCTCTGGAGCGCTGATGCTGATGGCGGATCCTTTGATAG GTATCCTATATGAAGCAACTGGAAGCTATGTGTTTTGTTTCTTCGCAATGAGTTTTTGCTGTCTCATATGTGTAGTGTTGTGGACTGTCGAGTATTGTGTCTATAGAAAGAAATAA
- the LOC135073145 gene encoding cytochrome P450 4g15-like: MSLAIEEVSGYPISMSRLLFYSLVFLVTGLWVLHRRRQQTRLVKLGNKIPGPTAYPLFGNALLALGKTPAEIMELSLEFAKRYTSVVRVWLGTSLYVFLTDPDDAELILNSQVHINKSDDYSFFKPWLGEGLLISSGDKWRSHRKMIAPTFHINILKSFVGVFNQNSKNVVDKMKPEIGKTFDVHDYMSGVTVDILLETAMGITRKTQDESGFDYAMAVMKMCDIIHQRHYKFWMRLEAMFKFTASFKKQHKLLKIIHGLTNKVIKEKKKTYIENKAKGIIPPTLEELTRSPDDSTDPLDTKTLADSVFKGLKDDLDFNDENDVGEKKRLAFLDLMIESAQNGTNNITDLEIKEEVDTIMFEGHDTTAAGSSFVLCLLGIHQNIQARVYDELFEIFGDSDRPATFEDTLRMKYLERVILESLRMYPPVPIIARKLTQDVQIQTNNFVLPAGCTVVVGTYKIHRSPKFYNNPEVFNPDNFLPENCQNRHYYSFIPFSAGPRSCVGRKYAMLKLKILISTVLRNYKTISDVPENKFTLQSDIILKRTDGFRLRIEPRKRVPRFTGA, translated from the exons ATGTCGTTGGCTATAGAAGAAGTTTCGGGATATCCCATCAGCATGTCGCGGCTGTTGTTTTACTCCCTGGTGTTCCTGGTCACGGGACTCTGGGTCTTGCACCGCAGACGTCAGCAGACCAGACTTGTCAAATTGGGGAACAAAATACCTGGACCTACTGCATATCCATTATTTGGGAATGCGCTCCTGGCGCTCGGGAAAACACCAGCAG AGATAATGGAGCTCAGTCTAGAATTTGCGAAGCGTTACACGAGCGTGGTTCGAGTCTGGCTGGGGACTAGCCTGTACGTCTTTCTGACGGACCCTGATGATGCCGAGCTGATCCTCAACAGCCAGGTCCACATCAACAAGTCTGATGACTACAGCTTCTTCAAACCTTGGCTTGGGGAAGGCTTGCTGATTAGTTCAG gTGACAAATGGAGATCGCACCGAAAAATGATTGCCCCTACCTTCCATATAAACATTTTGAAATCTTTCGTCGGAGTTTTCAATCAGAACAGTAAGAATGTTGTTGACAAAATGAAGCCCGAAATCGGAAAAACTTTTGATGTCCACGACTACATGAGTGGTGTTACTGTTGATATTCTTCTTG AGACAGCAATGGGAATTACAAGAAAAACACAAGACGAATCAGGGTTTGACTACGCTATGGCTGTTATGAA AATGTGCGATATCATACATCAAAGACATTACAAGTTCTGGATGAGACTTGAAGCTATGTTCAAATTCACTGCATCCTTCAAGAAACAACACAAACTTCTTAAAATTATTCACGGCCTTACAAATAAG GTCATCAAAGAAAAGAAGAAAACCTATATAGAGAACAAAGCAAAAGGCATCATTCCACCCACATTAGAAGAGCTGACACGCTCACCTGATGATAGCACAGACCCTCTTGACACCAAAACTCTTGCTGACAGCGTCTTCAAAGGATTAAAGGATGATCTTGACTTTAATGATGAAAATGACGTTG GTGAGAAGAAACGACTAGCTTTCTTAGATCTGATGATTGAATCCGCTCAAAATGGAACCAACAACATCACTGATCTTGAAATCAAGGAAGAAGTGGACACTATCATGTTTGAA GGTCATGACACAACAGCAGCAGGGTCGAGTTTTGTCCTATGCCTCTTGGGCATCCACCAAAACATTCAAGCCAGGGTCTACGATGAGCTCTTCGAAATCTTTGGTGACTCTGACAGGCCAGCCACCTTTGAAGATACGCTTCGCATGAAGTACTTGGAGAGGGTTATTCTAGAGTCATTGAGGATGTACCCACCAGTGCCCATCATAGCCAGGAAATTGACACAAGACGTGCAGATTC AAACCAACAATTTCGTCCTACCCGCCGGTTGCACTGTAGTCGTTGGCACTTACAAGATCCACCGCAGCCCTAAATTCTACAACAACCCTGAAGTGTTCAACCCTGACAACTTCTTGCCTGAGAACTGCCAGAACCGACACTACTACAGTTTCATACCCTTTAGTGCCGGCCCTAGAAGTTGTGTTG GACGCAAATACGCCATGTTGAAACTGAAGATTTTGATCTCAACCGTTCTGCGGAACTACAAGACCATATCCGACGTGCCTGAAAACAAGTTCACCCTTCAAAGCGACATCATTTTGAAAAGGACTGACGGGTTTAGACTCCGGATAGAGCCAAGGAAACGCGTCCCACGCTTCACAGGGGCATAA